A single genomic interval of Oryza sativa Japonica Group chromosome 7, ASM3414082v1 harbors:
- the LOC4342734 gene encoding ent-cassadiene hydroxylase-like yields MGDMVLLATRQGVVCHRHRLPVISCATNTKPSRLKLPPGPSTLPLIGSIHHFVSSSESVHSVMRRLAREHGPVMQLWFGEVPTVVASSPEAAQEILRSKDLAFADRHLTSGTDAFSFGGRDVALAPYGERWRHLRRLLTQELLTAARVRSFQRIREEEVARLVRDVSAAAAAAPGTAVNLTEMITRLINDIVLRCSVGSRSKYSDEYLAALNDMVGQTFSLSVADLFPSSKLASMVATAPRRALETRNKMERVIQQIIQERRDQIEADMASGDQVTAAAGSKSCSLDVLLRLQKEGGAPMPITNDVIVVLLMDIFAGGTDTSSTTLTWTMAELIRSPRVMAKAQAEVRQAFEGKNTITEDDLAQLSYLKMVIKESLRLHCPAPLLAPRKCRETCTIMGYDVPKGTSVFVNAWAICRDSKYWEDAEEFKPERFENNNIEYKGSNFEFLPFGSGHRICPGINLGLANMEFALANLLYHFDWKLPNGMLHKDLDMREAPGLIAAKHTSLNVCPVTHIAPSCS; encoded by the exons ATGGGCGACATGGTGCTTCTCGCCACGCGCCAAGGGGTAGTCTGCCACAGGCACAGGCTGCCGGTGATTTCATGTGCCACAAACACAAAGCCGTCGAGGCTTAAGCTGCCGCCGGGGCCAAGCACGCTGCCGCTGATCGGCAGCATCCACCACTTCGTGTCGTCGAGCGAGAGCGTGCACAGTGTCATGCGGAGGCTGGCCCGGGAGCACGGCCCCGTCATGCAGCTCTGGTTCGGCGAGGTGCCCACCGTGGTCGCCTCGTCGCCGGAGGCCGCGCAGGAGATCCTCAGGAGCAAGGACCTGGCGTTCGCCGACCGCCACCTGACCAGCGGCACCGACGCGTTCAGCTTCGGCGGCAGGGACGTCGCGCTGGCGCCGtacggcgagcggtggcgccacctccgccggcTGCTCACGCAGGAGCTGCTCACCGCGGCGCGGGTGCGCTCGTTCCAGCGCAtccgcgaggaggaggtggcgcggctCGTGCGCGAcgtgtcggccgccgccgctgcagcgcCCGGCACGGCCGTGAACCTCACCGAGATGATCACAAGGCTGATCAACGACATCGTGCTCCGGTGCTCCGTCGGGAGCCGGTCCAAGTACAGCGATGAGTATCTGGCTGCGCTAAACGACATGGTAGGCCAGACGTTCTCGCTCAGCGTCGCCGACCTCTTCCCGTCGTCCAAGCTCGCGTCCATGGTCGCGACGGCGCCACGGAGGGCGCTGGAGACCCGCAACAAGATGGAGCGCGTCATACAGCAAATCATTCAAGAACGGAGGGACCAAATTGAAGCGGACATGGCGAGCGGCGAtcaggtgacggcggcggcggggagcaagTCATGCTCTCTCGACGTCCTGCTCAGGCTCCAGAAGGAAGGCGGCGCACCGATGCCAATTACAAATGATGTTATAGTTGTGCTTTTGATG GATATTTTTGCGGGGGGCACCGATACATCGTCAACAACACTGACCTGGACCATGGCAGAACTCATTCGTTCCCCTAGAGTAATGGCCAAGGCACAAGCCGAGGTGCGTCAAGCCTTTGAAGGAAAGAACACCATCACTGAAGATGACCTTGCCCAACTTAGCTATCTCAAGATGGTAATAAAGGAGTCCTTGAGACTACATTGTCCAGCACCACTCTTGGCTCCTCGCAAATGCCGTGAGACATGCACGATCATGGGTTATGATGTACCCAAGGGTACATCTGTATTTGTGAATGCATGGGCAATATGCAGGGATAGTAAGTATTGGGAGGATGCAGAAGAGTTTAAGCCAGAGAGGTTCGAAAACAACAATATAGAATACAAAGGGAGTAACTTTGAGTTTCTACCATTTGGCTCTGGTCACAGAATATGTCCTGGCATTAATCTTGGGCTGGCCAACATGGAGTTTGCATTGGCTAACCTGCTCTACCATTTTGACTGGAAGCTACCCAATGGAATGTTGCACAAGGATCTTGATATGCGGGAGGCACCTGGACTTATTGCCGCTAAACACACTAGCCTGAATGTATGTCCAGTTACTCACATTGCTCCAAGCTGCTCATAA